One part of the Arthrobacter sp. EM1 genome encodes these proteins:
- a CDS encoding HpcH/HpaI aldolase/citrate lyase family protein — protein sequence MPLRVAPESTFRDALAAAGRPLAGMWVCSGSPLVAEICAGAGLDWLLIDAEHSPNGLESVLAQLQAVHGYPGQVLVRPPVNDTVLIKQYLDLGAQNLLVPMVNSAAEARAAVAATRYPPHGVRGVGSALARSGRWNRIPDYLARAGQTISLTVQIESTAAVAAVEDILAVDGVDAIFLGPSDLAASMGLLGQQEHSEVRAAVEHCLTAAATAGKPAGVNAFNPDTARRYLAAGASFILVGADVAVLARASEGFAQAFIPAVDSAGQQPASY from the coding sequence ATGCCGCTTCGAGTAGCACCGGAGAGCACTTTCCGCGACGCGCTGGCCGCGGCGGGCCGGCCGCTGGCGGGTATGTGGGTCTGCTCCGGCAGCCCGCTAGTCGCCGAAATCTGCGCCGGCGCGGGCCTGGACTGGCTCCTCATCGACGCCGAACACAGCCCCAACGGACTCGAATCCGTCCTGGCCCAGCTTCAGGCCGTCCACGGTTACCCGGGGCAGGTGCTGGTCCGGCCTCCGGTCAATGACACAGTGCTGATCAAGCAGTACCTGGACCTTGGCGCCCAGAACCTGCTGGTGCCGATGGTGAACTCCGCGGCTGAGGCCCGGGCCGCCGTCGCCGCCACCCGGTACCCTCCGCACGGTGTCCGGGGGGTCGGCTCCGCGCTGGCCCGCTCCGGCCGCTGGAACCGGATCCCGGATTACCTCGCCCGAGCCGGGCAGACCATCAGCCTCACCGTGCAGATTGAATCAACTGCGGCCGTCGCCGCCGTTGAGGACATCCTGGCGGTCGACGGAGTGGACGCCATCTTCCTCGGACCCTCCGACCTCGCCGCCTCCATGGGACTGCTCGGACAGCAGGAACATTCCGAGGTGCGCGCCGCCGTCGAACACTGCCTCACAGCCGCCGCGACGGCCGGCAAACCCGCCGGCGTCAACGCCTTCAACCCGGACACCGCGCGGCGCTACCTGGCCGCCGGGGCATCGTTTATCCTGGTCGGCGCGGACGTCGCCGTGCTGGCCCGGGCCTCGGAGGGCTTTGCCCAGGCATTTATTCCGGCGGTTGATTCCGCCGGCCAGCAACCCGCCAGCTACTAG
- the hpaH gene encoding 2-oxo-hept-4-ene-1,7-dioate hydratase: MLDAKTIEAIADELLEAGRSRTPVPRLTSRHPGMTVEDSYAVQQLWRRRNEDAGRSLVGRKIGLTSRAMQVATGITEPDYGAIFDDMVLETGCSVPWEKYTHPRVEVELAFVLKKDLAGPGCTVFDVLNATDYVVPALEILDSRIEMEGRTIVDTIADNAAMGAMVLGGNPVRPDAVDLRWVSAILYKNQTVEETGVAAGVLDHPANGVHWLANKIAAHGDSLKAGDIILAGSFTRPVWVYAGDTIHADYGPLGVVTCRFE, from the coding sequence ATGCTGGATGCCAAGACGATCGAGGCCATCGCCGACGAACTGCTGGAGGCCGGCCGCAGCCGGACCCCGGTACCCCGCCTCACTTCCCGCCACCCGGGCATGACAGTGGAGGACTCCTACGCCGTCCAGCAGCTCTGGCGCCGCCGGAACGAGGACGCCGGCCGGTCCCTGGTGGGCCGTAAGATCGGGCTCACCTCCCGGGCGATGCAGGTGGCCACCGGCATCACGGAACCGGACTACGGGGCGATATTCGATGACATGGTCCTGGAAACCGGCTGCTCGGTGCCGTGGGAGAAGTACACGCACCCCCGGGTGGAGGTGGAACTCGCGTTTGTGCTGAAGAAGGACCTGGCCGGTCCCGGCTGCACAGTCTTCGACGTGCTGAACGCGACCGACTATGTGGTTCCGGCCCTGGAGATCCTGGACTCCAGGATCGAAATGGAGGGCCGGACCATCGTGGACACCATCGCGGACAACGCAGCGATGGGGGCCATGGTGCTGGGCGGCAACCCGGTCCGGCCGGATGCCGTGGACCTGCGCTGGGTCTCCGCGATCCTCTACAAGAACCAGACAGTGGAAGAGACCGGTGTCGCAGCCGGCGTCCTGGACCACCCCGCGAACGGGGTGCACTGGCTTGCCAACAAGATTGCCGCGCACGGGGACAGCCTGAAGGCCGGGGACATCATCCTGGCCGGCTCCTTCACCCGCCCCGTCTGGGTTTACGCTGGCGATACCATCCACGCAGACTACGGACCGCTGGGAGTCGTGACATGCCGCTTCGAGTAG
- a CDS encoding helix-turn-helix transcriptional regulator, translated as MAIDFEQPIFVISVAAELADMHPQTLRQYDRLGIVSPSRAPGKSRRYSQRDITMLREVQRLSQEGVSLEGIKRILQLENQVAALQRRVAELSGELERRSRPLDARIFAAGAAGDVVSLARGKRPRARSQALVVWRPRGTD; from the coding sequence ATGGCCATCGACTTCGAGCAGCCGATCTTCGTCATCTCCGTCGCTGCGGAGTTGGCGGACATGCACCCGCAGACCCTGCGACAGTATGACCGGCTGGGCATAGTGTCCCCGAGCCGGGCCCCCGGCAAGTCACGGCGCTATTCCCAGCGGGATATCACCATGCTCCGCGAGGTACAGCGGCTCTCGCAGGAGGGCGTCTCCCTCGAGGGCATCAAGCGGATCCTCCAGCTGGAGAACCAGGTGGCGGCCCTGCAGCGGCGCGTCGCCGAGCTGAGCGGCGAACTCGAACGCCGCTCCCGCCCCCTCGACGCCCGCATCTTCGCGGCGGGAGCCGCGGGCGACGTCGTCAGCCTGGCCCGCGGCAAACGCCCCCGGGCCAGGTCCCAGGCGCTGGTGGTGTGGCGGCCGCGCGGAACCGATTAG
- a CDS encoding DnaJ C-terminal domain-containing protein, translated as MASQDWVDKDFYKILGVAKDASDADIKKAYRKLARQHHPDTNSGNVASEKKFKDISEAYSVLSDADERQQYDAIRAMGGGARFAPGGGGPGAGGAGFEDLFGGLFTGGGGRQSGGYGAGGGLPPEFADLFGGGAGGGFGGGQSFQRAPQKGADRTASTSISFAGSIRGTTIGLREPDGEVIDVRIPAGIKDGQKVRVRGKGQYGPAGYGDLMVTVSVKPHDFYVRDGDNLRIHVPVTFPEATLGADIEVPTIDGDKVKVRVPAGTPSGRTLRVKGRGVKHTKATGDLLVVIDLAVPRKLNKEAEEAVKSFATATAGEDVRAELAARARL; from the coding sequence TTGGCTAGCCAGGATTGGGTGGACAAGGACTTTTACAAGATCCTTGGTGTCGCCAAGGACGCTTCCGACGCGGACATCAAAAAGGCCTACCGGAAGCTCGCGCGCCAGCACCACCCGGATACCAACTCGGGGAACGTCGCGTCGGAGAAGAAGTTCAAGGACATCTCCGAGGCGTACTCCGTGCTCTCCGATGCAGACGAGCGCCAGCAGTATGACGCCATCCGGGCCATGGGCGGCGGCGCGCGTTTCGCCCCGGGAGGCGGTGGCCCGGGGGCCGGCGGAGCCGGTTTTGAAGACCTTTTCGGCGGACTCTTCACCGGTGGCGGCGGCCGTCAGTCCGGCGGCTACGGCGCCGGCGGCGGGCTTCCTCCTGAGTTTGCGGACCTGTTCGGCGGCGGAGCCGGCGGCGGCTTCGGCGGCGGCCAGTCCTTCCAGCGTGCCCCGCAAAAGGGTGCGGACCGGACGGCGTCCACTTCGATCTCCTTCGCGGGCTCCATCCGCGGAACCACCATCGGGCTGCGTGAACCGGACGGCGAAGTCATCGACGTCCGTATTCCCGCAGGCATCAAGGACGGCCAGAAAGTCCGCGTCCGCGGCAAGGGCCAGTACGGGCCGGCCGGGTACGGGGACCTGATGGTGACCGTCTCGGTAAAGCCGCACGATTTCTACGTCCGCGACGGGGACAACCTGCGAATCCACGTACCGGTTACCTTCCCGGAGGCAACCCTGGGCGCGGACATCGAGGTTCCGACCATCGACGGCGACAAGGTAAAGGTGCGCGTGCCTGCCGGCACCCCGTCCGGCCGCACGCTGCGTGTTAAGGGACGCGGAGTCAAGCACACCAAGGCCACCGGTGACCTGCTGGTCGTCATCGACCTCGCCGTCCCGCGGAAGCTGAACAAGGAGGCCGAAGAGGCTGTCAAGTCCTTCGCTACGGCCACCGCCGGTGAGGATGTCCGCGCCGAACTGGCAGCCAGGGCCCGGCTCTAG